The genomic region tattttagataggtttataaatattctaccgacaataaaaataaaataatagtctCTATTTCTTCTACAATATATAAATTgaacacttaaaaaataaagaaaagttaagTTATAGTAAACTAAATGCAATAGAGGAATGAAAATGCACCTTTCTATTTCAATGAATTAAAATTCATTATCAGTCAGTACGTATGTGAATCTAGGCTTCATTTTATAGCTGCAAATTCTATACCTATGCTTATTATGTCTTACTTAACTTACTTAGTTCCAATATGTTACTTAGTTATACTTAGTTccaatagaaatataaaatagttggATTTATCAAATGTGTAAAAACCTGGCATTATAATCAGCGAATTCGGCAGGTGTCAGTAAATATTTGGCTACCAACTTATACTGTGTTGGCTGTTCTAATATTGCCAAAAGGGGTTGCAATTTAGCTTTGTAGTCATCTAGAACTTTTCTTTCAACTGCACCTATGAGGTTGTTCTGCTTGTTCCAGAAGTATGGGATGTTACCAGCAACCAAGGCTTCGTACAACCTGCCAACCATGAGCTTAAACAAAGTCGCAGGGCTGTTCCTCTGCCAATAATCTGAGTTATTAATCTTTTCTATCTCCCAGAAAAACAAGGTCTTGATATAGTAACTCGCAATTTTTTTCATGCCAAGCGAGTCTCTCAACTTTTTAATctgaaagaaatataaatatatgtttatctGAATACATGGCTGTAACAGTAGGCTAGAACTGcgataattttaataggtataattgttgttttatacagattttttattttattttattcagaattGGATTGACCATAATGCAAGAGTAAcgctttgaataaattactttgtatttcATACTATCTTTGTACCAGTGCCAAAATACTTACAAATCGGATGGCCTGCCGCAGGTTGTAAGAATTATGCATGAGCTCTCGTTCCTGGTTATGCAGAGCGATGCGCCACGAACGCATTCTGTCGAAAACCACCGGAGACGCCTCGTTCGGCTTGCCCACCACCATCCAGTAGTCTTTCTTGCAACGAGACGGTATTTCACGGTAACTGTTGCTTATCGGCCACCGATCCTCCGGAAACTTCAGACACGGCACTAAATCAACATCCAATTTGAAACTCTTCGAAGCGTTACTAATTAACAAGGTGACCGCCGGCCCAGACTCCGACTTGTCTATGACATAGGGCACCCCCTCCACGTAGGCGATAGGACGCGAGTTGATATTCATTGGGAATTTGTTGAGGGCCTTGTTCACTACGCTCTTGAACCAGTCAGTGAACTTGGAGCGTAGGAGGTAGTTGGAGTCGTCTTTCCATTCGTAGGCGGCGCGGTTGTTGAGCCACTCTTCGTTGTCCCTCATTGGCAGGCGTTGGAATTGCACACCCATCTTGAGTTGCACGAACCCTGGCGCCTTGGGCTCGATGGCAATATCACTCTGTGCAGGGTTGAAGGGATCCGTCTTGATGTTCAAAGGCAAGCCAATCACAATGTCCATATCAAACTCGTCTGGTTTAACGATGCGCAAGTTGTCGTAGTGGCTGCCAGCGAATTGCACCTAAAATTATATGACTAATATcaaatgtttgttatatttttgatcATAGCCCATAGCCTCCATATAAACAcatattataaactttatttttcgaTTTCTACATTACATTACTATAAGAgaatattttgtacgttttagCCCTATGGATCTCTAGAAAAGggtaaacataattttattgtttgtttggatAAACTACTttgttatgtaatttgtttttttttctaatctagacactggtactcagctgcatccggttaaactgaaAGACAACCCCAACatcgttgggaaaaggctaggcagatgattacaACAAATTTATCCACTCACCGTGCTCGAATATTTCCTATAGTACGGATCCACTTCTTTCATCTTCTTATGTAGATCTTGGAAAATGGTATCAAAAACTCTGTAGTGGATACCAAACTGAGTTAGCTTTATGTATCTAACATGAATGTCTGCTAGCAAAGCATTGAGGTTGCTAATGTTTGGATTGTCCGGGATGTTTGGTATCTCTTCAATAGTCACATTAGATGCAGAACCTCCCCTAAAAAGAGACAATAAGTCAATCacacatagaaataaaataaagagcgAGTGGCAAAACAAagaatcaattttaaaaatattttattgatcagTAGATCCAACAGAATATCACCaatac from Helicoverpa armigera isolate CAAS_96S chromosome 4, ASM3070526v1, whole genome shotgun sequence harbors:
- the LOC110370454 gene encoding cyclic GMP-AMP synthase-like receptor, with amino-acid sequence MNNNNNRNNNNGNNNDPNPWVTAAAVGLTGALVAGAVYMFSGTRQPQQPSTQNRPRIEPSRSSPSRGSERPNNPSEASVSSYLSDLLSRMSTSRGGSASNVTIEEIPNIPDNPNISNLNALLADIHVRYIKLTQFGIHYRVFDTIFQDLHKKMKEVDPYYRKYSSTVQFAGSHYDNLRIVKPDEFDMDIVIGLPLNIKTDPFNPAQSDIAIEPKAPGFVQLKMGVQFQRLPMRDNEEWLNNRAAYEWKDDSNYLLRSKFTDWFKSVVNKALNKFPMNINSRPIAYVEGVPYVIDKSESGPAVTLLISNASKSFKLDVDLVPCLKFPEDRWPISNSYREIPSRCKKDYWMVVGKPNEASPVVFDRMRSWRIALHNQERELMHNSYNLRQAIRFIKKLRDSLGMKKIASYYIKTLFFWEIEKINNSDYWQRNSPATLFKLMVGRLYEALVAGNIPYFWNKQNNLIGAVERKVLDDYKAKLQPLLAILEQPTQYKLVAKYLLTPAEFADYNARFLHI